ATCTCAACCATCTGTTATCGCGCGAGGGTTACTTTGCACCGGAGAAGGAGGAGCTAAAGAAGTAGGTGTATATAGTATTTTTGTAAGTTAGCCCTGCATGATTATCTTGCAGGGTTTTTTTCAATCATTTAATATATAGCTTATCTTTGTTGTGAGTTAATGAAGTTGGGATTATGATTGAGTATATAGAGATAGAGGGATACAAATCGATTAAGCAGCTGAAGTTGGAGATGCGGCCAATTAATATTCTAATTGGAAGCAACGGTGTGGGGAAAAGCAACTTTATATCGTTCTTTAAGTTGGTAAATGCCATCTTTAACCAGCAGTTGCAACGCTTTGTTATGGAAGAAAAGGCAGACAATCTGCTATACTTTGGAAGAAAAACGACTAATATGCTTTATGGTAAACTAATTTTCACCACTGATAACAACAATAATAATGGATATCTTTTTGCACTTAGCCAAAATAAAGAAGGTGGATTATTCTTCTGGGAAGAGGGATCTGGCTATAATGTAGGTAGAGATATTAGTTATGATAAATTTAGGATGTCTTATGATCTAGCTGAAAGTAGAATAAAAGATTCTGATTGGGTTCGGGATGCTTACCTTCGGAATTATTTAACCAATCTTCAAGTGTTTCATTTTCATGATACTTCCGCCACCTCTTACTTAAGGCGAGAATGTGATATTAACGATAATGCATTTCTGAAACAGGATGGTCGAAATCTGCCTGCATTTTTATACTTTCTAAAGATAAAACACCCGATTGTTTTCGCTAGAATTGAAAAAACAATTCAATCGGTTGCACCCTATATTTCAAAATTCATTTTAGAACCGAATCGTTTAAACGAAAAAGAGATAGAGCTACGTTGGGTCGATAGGGGAGACTTGGACTCCAACTTCTCTGCCTACCAGCTATCGGATGGAACGCTGCGATTTATTGCCTTGGCTACCTTGCTAATGCAACCGGAACCGCCAGCTGTAATTGTAATTGATGAGCCGGAGTTAGGCTTACATCCTTTTGCCATTGGAAAACTTGCTGCCATGATGCAGGTTGCCGCTTCAAAAACCCAAATTGTTGTGGCTACCCAATCGCCCGGATTAATCAGCCATTTTTCGCCTGAAGATGTGGTTGTAATGGATAAAAGTGTCGAGGAAAACCAGACCATTTTTACCCGATTGAGTTCTGAATTGTTGGAGGTTTGGTTAAAGGACTATACTCTCGGCGATTTATGGGAACGCAATATTCTTAATGCTGCTCAACCGTTTACCAAGTAGTATGAAACGGATAATTATTATAAGCGAAGGGCAAACGGAGCAATCGTTTTGTAACGACGTGCTGCAGCCTTACTTTAATGATCGGGGTATCTTTATTCAGAATCCTGCAATTAAGAAAATGGGTGGAGGAATTGTTCGATGGGATGCCTTAAAGTTTCAGGTAGAAACTCATCTGCTTCAAGATAATACTGCCTTTGTAACTACCCTTGTTGATTACTATGGGATGTATGCAAATATGGATTATCCGGGTTGGGAGAATGCCCAAAAACTTGTAGATAAGAATCAGCGGATGACATTTCTTGAGAAAGCAATGCAAAGTGATATTCGACCCGATTTGCAGCGAAGGTTTATGCCATATATACAACTCCATGAATTTGAAGGATTGCTGTTTAGCAATATTGATGTTTTTGATCGGAGTTTTGAGAGGGGGGAGTTTTTAAATTATCGCTATTTAGAAGAAACAATAGATAAGCACCCCAACCCCGAGATGATTAATGATAGCAGAGACACCGCACCATCGAAGAGGTTGATGAAAATTATAAAGGGGTATGATAAGGTAGTATATGGCTCACTATTAGCAGGAGAGATCGGTCTTAACAGAATCCGAGCCAAATGTCCTCGTTTTAACGAATGGGTAGCCCGATTAGAATGCATATAGTCAATTATGCATCGGAATTAGAAGCGGTTGTAGCGCTAATGCACTACAACCGCTTTTTAATCCTAATTACCGTAAAGCTGGTGTTTCACGGTGGGAAGGTTGAGTTTATCGAGTGTGGCCTCCAGCGGTTTGGTTGTGGTAGGGTCCCAGCCCATGGCGGTGAAGTAGGCTGCCTTGGCATCATCCCACATTAGCACGTTGGGGCTATAGGCGTTGGGCCCTTGGGTTAGCGTTGGATTTCCGCGGGCTCGCTCGGGCATACGCATCTTGGACATATCAATGCCCTCCCGAATATTGAAGGCATGGCGCACAGTTTTGATCCGCTGACCGATGGTTAGGCAGTCGTCGAGGGAAAGCTTCCAACCGGTGGTACCATTAATCCACTCCACAAAGGGAACCATAGGGCCAAGGTAGAACCCAAAGTTGCAAAGACCTAGGGCGTTAATAATATCCTCGGCGCAACTTCCATTCTTAAGCGTAGTGCCAAGATCGGGTGAGGATATTTGGTCGTTGATTGTGTACTTCGATTGCAGCTTCTTTTTTCCAAAATGTCTATTGAGGGTTCTCTGCAGCTTTGCCTCATCCTTTTGCTCCTTTTCGATATACTCATCGATGCCAGAGAAGGTGCTGGTGTGTCGGCCGGGAGTAGGCTCCACTTCGTAGCCAATGCCTAAGCTTAGCCCACCCTCCGTATTCCTAGAGTCGTGCATGGGGAGTTCCTGTCCATGCACGTGCATGGCTGCCGATTCCATTTGGGGTATCCCAAGATTTATCACAGCCTGCCTCACGCCATCCTTTAGATTCTTTCCAAATCCATGGTTATTCACCATTTGATCCACCATTTTTACCACCGAATCGGCGTTGCCCCACTCCAAGGGAATACCGCCAGTTTGCTTCAGGGTGATGAATCCTTTTTCGTAGGCTTCGAAGGCCCAGTTGAGGGTAGTGGCGCAGCTGATGGAATCCACGCCGGCACGATTGCATAGCTCGTTGGCCATGAAAATGCTCTCCACGTTATCGTTGATTAGCTGAACGCCAAAACCGCAGAGCGTTTCGTATTCGGGGCGGTGGGTCTCTTTTAGGAGCTTCTTGCCGGGCAGTTCACAAATGCCGCCGCATCCAAATGGACAGCCGTAGCAGGCATACTTCTCCACCTCATACTTGGTGACATCGAATGCATTGATTTTGTTGGCCATTGATTCGGGAAAGTCGATTGTTCCAACACCAACCCAGTTTTTTACCGGGGAATCACCGCTCTCAGCTGAATCGGTCAACGTGCCGGCAGTTCCACTGTTCTTCATGGTTTTGCCAAAATCGTTGAGGTTGTTTACAAGATCGGTAAGAAAGGTGGAGGTGCTATTCCAAACTGCATCGGAATCGTGAACAACCATCTCATGCG
This genomic interval from Williamwhitmania taraxaci contains the following:
- a CDS encoding AAA family ATPase, whose amino-acid sequence is MIEYIEIEGYKSIKQLKLEMRPINILIGSNGVGKSNFISFFKLVNAIFNQQLQRFVMEEKADNLLYFGRKTTNMLYGKLIFTTDNNNNNGYLFALSQNKEGGLFFWEEGSGYNVGRDISYDKFRMSYDLAESRIKDSDWVRDAYLRNYLTNLQVFHFHDTSATSYLRRECDINDNAFLKQDGRNLPAFLYFLKIKHPIVFARIEKTIQSVAPYISKFILEPNRLNEKEIELRWVDRGDLDSNFSAYQLSDGTLRFIALATLLMQPEPPAVIVIDEPELGLHPFAIGKLAAMMQVAASKTQIVVATQSPGLISHFSPEDVVVMDKSVEENQTIFTRLSSELLEVWLKDYTLGDLWERNILNAAQPFTK
- a CDS encoding DUF4276 family protein, encoding MKRIIIISEGQTEQSFCNDVLQPYFNDRGIFIQNPAIKKMGGGIVRWDALKFQVETHLLQDNTAFVTTLVDYYGMYANMDYPGWENAQKLVDKNQRMTFLEKAMQSDIRPDLQRRFMPYIQLHEFEGLLFSNIDVFDRSFERGEFLNYRYLEETIDKHPNPEMINDSRDTAPSKRLMKIIKGYDKVVYGSLLAGEIGLNRIRAKCPRFNEWVARLECI
- a CDS encoding aldehyde ferredoxin oxidoreductase family protein, with protein sequence MKKGYHGKILWIDLTAKTHREEVIDDKTYELFLGGYGLASKIIFDHQKPKLPPLHPDNILGIMSGLLTNGRAVFNGRWMLAGRSPLTGTWGDANSGGDFAPAIKNSGYDGFFITGKSAAPVYLLINDSKVEILDAHDLWMKKDAVETESFLKTRHGADYKAITIGAGGEHLSLISGVVNAKGRLAGRSGFGALMGSKNLKAICVKGSHEMVVHDSDAVWNSTSTFLTDLVNNLNDFGKTMKNSGTAGTLTDSAESGDSPVKNWVGVGTIDFPESMANKINAFDVTKYEVEKYACYGCPFGCGGICELPGKKLLKETHRPEYETLCGFGVQLINDNVESIFMANELCNRAGVDSISCATTLNWAFEAYEKGFITLKQTGGIPLEWGNADSVVKMVDQMVNNHGFGKNLKDGVRQAVINLGIPQMESAAMHVHGQELPMHDSRNTEGGLSLGIGYEVEPTPGRHTSTFSGIDEYIEKEQKDEAKLQRTLNRHFGKKKLQSKYTINDQISSPDLGTTLKNGSCAEDIINALGLCNFGFYLGPMVPFVEWINGTTGWKLSLDDCLTIGQRIKTVRHAFNIREGIDMSKMRMPERARGNPTLTQGPNAYSPNVLMWDDAKAAYFTAMGWDPTTTKPLEATLDKLNLPTVKHQLYGN